In the Primulina eburnea isolate SZY01 chromosome 15, ASM2296580v1, whole genome shotgun sequence genome, TTCATATTAAAGGCTGATTTTCTTAAGTTCTTTTTGTTTGACTATTTCTTTAGTTCGGTTATTGAAGAAAATTTCACTGTGTAAGTTCGGGACCTTTGTAAATTATGGTTCCTTTGAAACTATTTTTGCTGAAACTCTTGAAAAGTGGCTTTCGGTTATTCCTCCTACAGATTACTTTAATGTTAACTAGGGTGACGTACAAAGGTAAAATACAAATTCTGTTGAAAGTTTCGATTGCAGCTAAATGCCTTTTTAATGTCCATCATCTTGTCAGTTAAAATTATTTCTTGATTACGGatgaaaagggaaaaaaaatatgatttattgattCAGGTAAGCAATGCTCATAGTTGGACGTGCATGGATCTTTATATCTTTGCAACTCCTTATCAAGTtacatgggattattactttttatctcGAGAACACACCCTCGAATTCAAAGAGTGGGAATCAGAAGCTGAGTTTGAATATGTGAGTTCAAGTTTATTTTAATGAGAACCATACTGCTTAGTTTTAGAGCAAGTTTTTTTTTCATACTAAATAAGGATGGATCCCCTTAAAAATCAGGTAAAAAATAGAGGGGTATCGATCTTTCTCATGCAAGCAGGGATGTTAGGAACCCTTCGCGCTCTATGGGAAGTGTTCCCTTTGTTCACCAGCTGGGGGGAGAGTTCTAATGTTGCATTTCTTAAAAAGCACATGGATGCTACTTTTGATGAACGCCCCGAACCGTGGGTCACTAACGTTACTGTTGAGGATATCCAATCTGGAGATTTCCTTGTATTATCGAAAATCCGAGGTCGGTGGGGTGGTTTTGAGACATTAGAAAAATGGGTAACTGGATCATATGCGGGTCATTCTGCGGTCTGCCTAAGGGACTCTGATGGAAAGCTATGGGTTGCAGAATCAGGAAACGAGAATGAGAAGGTGATGATTTAACTGGTACTGGAATTTTCTGGTGTTAGATTCTTGTGAAATCCAGGCTATTTTTGTTGGTTTTGAATGATTTCACTTAGTTCTTTAGATTTGCATTATTTCAGATATATTTCTCTATCTGTGCTGGGGTGAGTCGTTAAGAATCCTCATGACTTGCTATCCATAAACCAAGTACCTAATAAGAGAGAGACACATCCTATTGTCTCCTTGTAATGTCGTTGTTACAcgtctttaaaattaatttgatgacCGACAGGTCTAATCTAATAGGCATAACCTGCATGGAACATGTGTAGCTATTGGTTCTTGATCCTAAGTTATTGAGAGTTGAAACAGCTATTGGTGTCGACTTGGTGACACATCATTTCTTTCTTTGTCTTTTCACTTGTATGCcatttttaatttcattttacTTTTTAGGGGGAAGATGTTATTGCTATCTTACCATGGGATGAATGGTGGGAATTTGAACTCACAAAAGATGATGCCAATCCACATATAGCGTTACTTCCCTTGCATCCAGAACTCCGGGAAAAGTTCAACGAAACTGCTGCCTGGGAATACGCACAAAGCATGTCAGGAAATCCTTATGGTTATCACAATTTGATATTTAGCTGGATAGATACAGTTAGTGGGAATTACCCAAAACCTTTGGATGCTCACCTGGTACTGCTTTTTTGTCCTTCGAGAGTTTTTCTTCCGTCTCACCAAATTTTCAGGTTCCAGTATGCTTCAATACAAAATATATCCTGATTGAGAGATGTATtacctatttttttaaaatgattatatGAAATTTATAAAAAGAAACAAAGAAACAAAGAAAGAAGGCAGCCAGCCAGCCATCATGAACAGATCATACCACTGAACTCAATGTCTTACAAATTTACAATCACTGATGCTGCTGGTTGGTCATGCCACCATCTATACCTGCAGATGTTGCATCACCCCGTGTATTGATGAGATATTTTTGCCTCtttatcttattttattttttttaaggcCCTTAGAAATAAATGTGAGCTATATTTTTGCTTCTTTTTcatcttttttttatatatataaatcacagGTGGCTTCTTGTATGACTGTTTGGACACAGATGCGACCTTCATACGCCAGTGACTTGTGGATTGAAGCATTGAACAAACGTCTTGGAACTAAGGTTTCATTATTATACacattttatttatcaaatatgtACGCATTTTGAAGGACCTATAAACTTGATCTGGGCGGATTGGAGGAAATTCTTCGAAATAGTTGCATTACCACCAAATAGCATTCGATTGGATGCTAAAGATGGTATACTTTTGTCCTTGCAGAACTCTACACTTTCTGAAATTCTCGTCGAAGTTGAGAAGCGTGGTTCATCTTTTGGTGAATTGTTGACTGTTCCAGAACAAGATGATTGGGTTTATGCAGATGGGAAGTCAACATCATGTGTTGCTTTTGTCTTCGAATTATACAAGGCAGCAGGGCTGTTTGGTGACCTTTCGAGCTCTATTCAAGTCACTGAGTTCACTGTAAGTAAAGATTTTAAAGTATTCTGTGTTCCAATAAATATGTTCAGCAAACAGTAACACTTTCTCGACTTTCTGTCACTGCAGATAAAAGATGCTTACTCACTCAAGTTTTTTGAAAATAACATGAGCCATTTACCTAAATGGTGTAACGATGGGGACACAGTAAAGCTCCCCTTCTGTCAAATTCGAGGAAAATATCGAATGGAATTACCGGGATACAACACGGTGGAACCTTACCCTCACATGAATGAAAGGTGCCCTTCGATGCCTAAAGATTATTACAGACCAGCTGGCTGCTGATAGACTATCCTACCTTCAAATCCCAGGCTATATCGTACAGCACTTACATACTAGAAGGTTGTAAACCTTTTTTATATCATTGTATACATCTTGTATATTTAGGTAATAACATGTATGTTGAAAACATCAAACGCAGATTCAATCATCTGTACTTACTGTCTGCTCAAGAAAATAGAATTGTATATTTTATACTTTACAGTACGCCAGAGGTTAACTGACAGCAAGTCGCATCCATTATTAATCTCCAAATGGTGATTTTTTCCCCTGCTAGAAGAGAGTGAAAATTTTGAAGATCTCGATCAAGTAAAATAGTAGCAAAGTTGAGTCCACATAGGAAGATTGCGAACAATTTGATTAGCAGAATTACACATCGGGCAAAGCAGCATTCAAACAATTTTAGTAGAGTTTATGAGAGAAGTTACATTTCTGGATCAGCAGAGGCGATTCAAGAACTTTGAAGAGGCGATTTTGTTTACAACTCTAAAGTAGCATGTTTTCTATCTGTAAATATATTGTTGAAACTATATGGCAATAAATTCTCGATTCCATTACTCCTTCTTAGGTGGGATATGGTTCCCACCAGTTGTAATCTTGTAAAGATAAAATCCAGTCATGACAAAGCTGCAAACAAGAAAATACGGCGACAAAATCAGTTCATTTCGAGTATAGTTGCCTCATGCAATTGGCATAATCAATAAATAAGTAAGCATGAATACCCTG is a window encoding:
- the LOC140815136 gene encoding uncharacterized protein; the protein is MIVGFKISIRTHHVLMILLTIFIISGVYTREAQAYKAIFHPKDLLPLLPRQVSWPILNALNNEADLLPAFVGAATAGNAPQLEWKGACFYNNTAWLEFHNKSESKFGGGTLHIKVSNAHSWTCMDLYIFATPYQVTWDYYFLSREHTLEFKEWESEAEFEYVKNRGVSIFLMQAGMLGTLRALWEVFPLFTSWGESSNVAFLKKHMDATFDERPEPWVTNVTVEDIQSGDFLVLSKIRGRWGGFETLEKWVTGSYAGHSAVCLRDSDGKLWVAESGNENEKGEDVIAILPWDEWWEFELTKDDANPHIALLPLHPELREKFNETAAWEYAQSMSGNPYGYHNLIFSWIDTVSGNYPKPLDAHLVASCMTVWTQMRPSYASDLWIEALNKRLGTKNSTLSEILVEVEKRGSSFGELLTVPEQDDWVYADGKSTSCVAFVFELYKAAGLFGDLSSSIQVTEFTIKDAYSLKFFENNMSHLPKWCNDGDTVKLPFCQIRGKYRMELPGYNTVEPYPHMNERCPSMPKDYYRPAGC